A window of Megachile rotundata isolate GNS110a chromosome 11, iyMegRotu1, whole genome shotgun sequence genomic DNA:
TTGGTAATATTCCTATCGATCCCGTTGTCCTCTCCGGTACTGGACTTCATTTTAAAATCGAACCAAACTCGAACAAAGATACCATTGTTCAAACTGAACTACCTCATAAATACCGAAGACCACTTTTACTACGTGTATGTGCATTCGGCTATTTGTTCACTAGCTGTCTCATTGGTTATAATTGTAATGGATTCATTGTACATGGTTATCTTTCATTATATCAGTGGAGTATTTGCTCTGTGCGGGTACGtctaacaatttatttattaatagtacATAATTACTGCTGTGTACGCCCTGTTAGGAACGCACTTTGTGCATCACATACACGCGCCTATTTACAGCGAGTGTGCGCATGCGCGTGAGCGGACTTTCCTAACAGTCATTTATGCAACAGCCAGTTATAGAGCGTCTAACTGTATACTCGTAATTACATGTATCTGCCCCGTAAAATAATAGACAAAATAAAAGTTAAGAATCATTCAATGAAATGTTTGTTGCAAATGCAGGTACCAAATTAAAAGAGCAACAGAAATCATGGAAACGGATAGTACTTTAAAATATGAGCATAAATATCGTTTGCTCAAACGTTGCCTGAACACTCATTATGAAGCCATCAAGTTAGTAATAACActtaattatgaattatatgTAAGTGAAGCACCCTAGTCtccaacattttattaatttattatgacGTTACTTGTCAAGATTTTACGAGTACATGGACGACAGTACTCGCCTCAGTTATTTGTTTCAAGTCGGTCTGAACATGCTGGGAATTACTTCAACTGCAGTTCAAGTAAAAATTCCATTCACAAACTaggtttttaattaattgcaatATTAAGAGACACAAACATAATTTTATGCTCTTTCTTTAGGCGGTGATGAACTTTGATCGTCCACAAGAAGCGTTTAGAATTGCTATGTTCCTATTCGGCCAACAGTTTCATTTGTACACCTTAAGTTTGCCTGGCCAAGTACTTCTCGATCGAAGCTCCGAGTTATCCGATAATATGTtcgtatatttataattttctaccacattttataaaacaatttcagtttcgaaatttttcataATCTGAAATTATAGTGTGAAATTGTGTGGGACCATggatttcttttttatacaagTATTTGCTACATGGTAGAAGTATACACTGAATTTCGAATATGCTGCGATTATAGTGAACATTCGGAtagtttaattatttgaattatttagcaTAGATATTTTCAGATACTGTTCCAAATGGCACGAAATACCAGTTAAGTATCAAGTAATACTGCATATAATGTTAACAAGGTCTATCAGACCATGTAAACTGACTGCAGGAGGATTATATGATATGAACATCGAGAGTTTTGGAACGGTGCGTATAGAATTATTGTAACATAATAAACAGGGGATGTTTATAGAAGAGCTTATTTTACATCAGAAAAAAGAGATTACTCACATTAAATTTATTGCCAATGTTCAGCTTCTTATCATAcgtaatttattatattgaagGTAAATTACAACAATAAGCTCTTGTGATAATGTCACAACACTCTCCTAATATAAGATTGTAACATTCATGATCTAATACTAGCTAATTATAAATAACtaaagtaataatttaataatccatTGATACAGATGTTCAAGAGCTGCATGTCATATTGTACAATTCTGTTATCCTTAAGGGAGTAATACCACAATGGATGCAAATAAGCGAATGCTTGCAAAGCTGGCGAGAAAAGCTGCAGACAGTGCTTATGTTATAAACGAAAAAGCCAAAATAACGAAACATATTTAGAAGATAGTgatattcataatagtaagcCGTTTATATCGTATTACTATAGAATCAATGTAAAAATAATCTGcacaagaataaaataatactaatacCTGTAAAGATAAATACCAATTTCATATTACAGCAAAACGACACAAAAGTTTAGTAACTTCATTTCAAAATcgtaaactttaaaaatttcttcatttttacagTTTAAATTGCACGTTAAATTACACTTAAATCTCACAGTTACATTTGAAGTTGATATTTCCatatattccaattttccaatttttaaactaaGTTGCAATGTTTCCAACTTACAAGTACTACTCTGTCGCAATTCTTCTGTGTTCTGACCCTTGCAACCCTTCTTCTAACCAGTCGCCCAGAAATGATCATTTCTTCATGTGTCGCACAATGTTTAATTAAACACATACATGTACCTCACCGTGCCGGAGGAAAAATgtcaattaaaatattgaacaacATTGGGGCAGTCTTGAAACGACTGATTGCTTTTTTGTGCCATGATATAACGAAGGGGATTTCATCAGCGCCCATGTGTCATTTTCTCACGAGTTCGGCGTTTTACAATATCATGAAGCGGAAGCAATACAATAATGAGTACCTGCCATCTCATTCAAATAAGAACGATGGCAATCGATACTGCTTGACAATGAGTGGAGTTGAAACATTTATCTACTATATAAAACCGAGACTTTATTCCGCGAAAGAAGGATTACAACCTTGCTTGATTAGTTCCTCGTCAACGTTTGCGTAAGTGTGGTCGGTCTCGATACTCTAAGCTGCGTCCAAAACACAAAACTGCGTGAACTGTACGAAATTAACATCAAGAATTAAGAGTGCGTATTCTTTTCAGTATTTGCCAGAATTGTCCATACGATTGTTAGTCATAGTTTTGtgcgtaaaaatttgaaagtgttcGCGAAGTGGAATGTTCATAGCACCGAAATAGAactgttaatttaaataattgtatggTCAATTCTGTATATTAATTGATTTAGCAAATAGAAGTTGCATCGCGATTACCGCGACGTATGACAAGTATATTCAAACACGTCGCGCGTAAAATAAATAGAGAAACAAATTAGTTTGAGAAAGTAATATTACAGAACTTGTACCGATATTACAatgattaatttaatattcagtGTTACAGAAAAGTGAGAAACATAAGAGGCATGCGTTTGATCTACCCTGTTATAAAGTATTCAAGGAGTATTTATTAGTCCTGGGACAGTATCCGTATCAAACGGAGCGCAGCCATAATGTAAATGTGACCGTGATTTCTTGCATTTCGATAAGCATTCTTATTCCTGTCGTAAGTAAAACGACATGTTTTTCAAAAAGAGTAAAACGTTGGTATCACGTTATATGGCCATTTCAGTCTGAAGTTTTTGCACCTTGTCACATTATTGATATTAGGAGCAATTTGGTAATTAGTGGAGACTCTCAATATATTGCCACGGGGTATAGAAAGAGAAAATTCTTTATAGTTAGTAACGTAATGAGTTGATAATGAATGATATAGCAcgaggcgatataacacgaggtaaTATACCACAaggtgatataacacgaggcGATACAACACGAGGTAATATATCACAAGATGATACAACACGAGGCGATGTTACACGaggtgatataacacgaggcaatataacacaaggcgatataacacgaggtgaTATTACAGAAGGTGATATGACACGAGGTGATATAACATgaggtgatataacacgtagtGAAATAGCGTGTAGCAATGCAGCATGTAGTAATCTATCAGTTCAGAACCTAAAGGGATTTCTTTGTGGTCATATAACGTGTAAgactataaaatttaaatcccctacatattttataaatgccTCCACTGTTATCTTAAAACAACgatttttcatttaaacattATAAGTCTAGTTAATACAGTTCGTGGTATCCATACGGGAGAACGACATAGACGCGTTGATGGAATCTGTGCCATATATGGCGACGGGATCCGTGTCAGCGATAAAACTGTTGAACCATAATATCAACAGAAAGAaggtaaaaattcataaaatcaaGAATACTACAGAATTGAgttgttattaattaaaacttgtTTTACAGTTCGAGAACTTATTCGATCGAATGTGCAGGCAGTGGGAGATCTCTGAGATCAACGGCGAAATACACGTCCTGAACGAAGTCACTGAGCAGGGAACTAAAATGGGTGCTCTATACAGAAGTAGTTCTTTCAATTTTGAACATAATCATTACATATTATCCGTTGTAAGTCATCTACAAAATTTTCAGCTTCCCTATGGGTGTTTATGTTACTATTCTTGTCTCTGCCGTTGTCTGCCCCGATACTGGACTTTGTTTCACAGTCCAACAAAACTCGAACAAAGATACCGTTGTTCAAGTTGAATTACATCGTAAATACCGACGACTACTTTTACTTCGTGTATCTGCATTCGGTTTGTTGTTCACTGACGATAGTGATAGTTATAATCGCTATGGATTCCTTGTACATGGTTATCTTTCATTACATCTGTGGAGTATTTGCTCTGTGCGGGTatgtttaacaatttatttattagtagTACATAATACTGCCGTGTGAGTCCCTGTTAGGAACGCACTTGCATCGTGCACGCATGCGTATTTACCTGAGATGTGCGCATGCGCGTGAGTAGACTTTCGTAACAGCCACTTATACGACAGCCAGTTATCGAGCGTCCACTGTATAATAGTACATATGTCTATTCTGCAAAATAACAGgtaaaataaaagttaattatTCATTGAAATGTTTGTAAATGCAGGTACCAAATAAAGAAGGCAGCGGAAACCATGGAAAAGAATAGGACTTTAAGAAGTGAGCATCAATATCATTTGTTCAGACGTTGCGTGAACACTCATCATGAAGCTATCAAGTTAGTAACACAGACTTAATGAGGAGTTATGCGTAAGTTGAAGCAAACCGTTAGTctccaatattttattaattcattatgCCGTTACATGTTAAGATTTTACGAGTACATGAACGAAAGCACTCGCACCAGTTATTTGTTTCAAGTCGGTCTGAACATGCTGGGAATTACTTCAACAGCCGTTCAAGTAAGAATACTTCCACcaactaattttataattaattgcaGTATTAAgagatacaaatataattttatgctCTTTCCTTAGGCAGTAATGAACTTTGATCAACCGCAAGAGGCGTTTAGAATTATTATGTTCCTACTGGGCCAACAGTTTCATTTGTACACCTTGAGTTTGCCTGGACAAGTACTTCTGGATCGAAGCTCCGAGTTGTCCGAGAATATGTTCGTATCTGCTACTATTTTAGAATTCTAGAATACAATTTAGAATAGTCTAAAATTTtagttatatttcaaaatatactcAGAAATTACTATGTGAAGATTATGCATAATTTTTTTGTATACTTGGTACATTGAATTTTATGTACAATGAATATACTGTTATTTATTGTACATAGAATTGTAATgattataatgtaatattagTAATGATCATAACTGTAATATTCATgattataatgaatattcagatagtgtaattatttgaattatttaggAAAGATATTTTCAGATACTTTTCCAAATGGCACGAAGTACCCGTGAAATTTCAGAAAGTGCTTCACATAATGTTAGTCAGAGCCAGCAGACCGTGTATGTTGTCAGCAGGAGGAATATACGAAATGAACATGGAAAATTTTGGTTCGGTATGTACATATTTACCGCTGTAATAACCTGGCGTTAACGGatgtttatgcaaatataaacgagttgcagaaaataatataacttgTTTTTCATAATTGTAATATTGCAACTCAAATGAAAATTAGTTATAATAACTGCTTGTTAAATTACAGTTAACAATAATAAGTTTCCTCAACtagtacatatttttatatctcacaaaataaattgttacattGATACTTTCGAATAGATGAAACTTTCTGATTAATTGCCATCTTCAAGAATTCACTCGTACCCGTaaacggccatataacgagaatcGTACAAATACTCTATGTATATTGCATATTATCAAACgttatatttgcataaacacATCCACgatatttaacaattaataatcaatgtaatttgttaatttaaagatTGTTAAGACGTGCGTGTCGTATTTTACAATTCTGCTGTCGCTGAGGGACTGACTTGTCAACGACGGTCGCAAGTTGTCACGGAAAAAGATTTCAATCTCCAAACGGCAGTATTGTATAAAGTAGCAAAAAATCTCcattcattacttttattaaattataattcgtTATATTATTAGAATTCTGTAGTAGCATTttagataaatataaaatgatgaCACTAcaagaattttatataaattctcacattctaaaACTCTGAGCATTAACAATTTTCTTAGTTCCCTTTTGAATCCTCTCCAGAAACattctacatttgaaaatttggagggcTTTCAAATTAAGTTTTAATTATAAGATTTTTCCAActctcgaatttttaaatttattaattgatatttgttaatttaaatacttggaaacatagaaatgaccaatctttaaatattcaaatactcaaaccatattaaaaataatttagacaaaaataaaatagtacataataaaataataattattcctGAAGAGGTAAATGCAAATTTCATACTACAGCAAAACAACACCAGAATTCTATAACTTAActtcaaaattgtaaacttcataaatttcttaatttttacttctttgaattctttaaatttcacTTACCATTTAAGGAAGTTGCAGTTTCCAAATATAATTACTAgatttccaaagcttccaatttttaaactaaGTTGCAATGTTTCCAACTTACAAGTACTTCTCTGTCGCAATTCTTCTGTGTTCTGACACTTGCAACCCTTCTTCTAACCAGTCGCCCAGAAGTGATAATTTCTTCATGTGTcgcacaatttttaattaaacacatACATGTACCTCACCGTGCCGGAGGAAAAATgtcaattaaaatattgaacaacATTGGGGCAGTCTTGAAACGACTGATTGCTTCTTTGCGCCATGATATAACGAAGGGGAGTTCATCAGCGCCCATGTGTTATTTCCTCACGAGTTCGGCGTTTTACAATATCATGAAGCGGGAGCAATACAATAATGAGTACCTGCCACCTCATTCAAATAAGAACGATGGCAATCTATACTGCTTGACAATGAGTGGAGTTGAAACATTTATCTACTATATAAAACCGAGACTTTATTCCGCGAAAGAAGGATTACAACCTTGCCTGATTAGTTTCTCGTCAACGTTTGCGTAAGTGTGGTCGGTCTCGATACTCTAAGCTGCGTCCAAAACACAAAACTGCGTGAACTGTACGAAATTAACATCAAGAATTAAGAGTGCGTATTTTTTTCAGTATTTGACAGAATTGTCCATACAATTGTTAGTCATAGTTTTGtgcgtaaaaatttgaaagtgttcGCGAAGTGGAATGTTCATAGCACCGAAATAGAactgttaatttaaataattgtatggTCAATTCTGTATATTAATTGATTTAGCAAATAGAAGTTGCATCGCAATTACCGCAACGTATGACAAGTGTATTGAAATACGTCGCGCATAAAATAAATAGAGAAACAAATTAGTTTGAGAAAGTAATATTACAGAACTTGTACCGATActccaataattaatttaatattcagtGTTACGGAAAAGTGAGGAACTTAAGAGGAATGCGTTTGAGCTACCCTGTTACAGAGTGTTCAGAGAGTATTTGATAGTCCTGGGACAGTATCCGTATCAAACGAAGCGGAGCCATACTGTGAATTTGACAGTGATTTCTGGCATTTCGATAAGCATTCTTATTCCGGTAGTAAGTAAAATGATGCGTTTTCTAATAATAGTGCGTTGCTAGTTATCACAgaatctcgttatattgccgttataTTATAATGAGTAACagttgaataaaaaattatgttgTGACAATTTCAAGGAACATTTTGCAGTACGTGACGATTCATTTAGTGATCTAACATGCAGTAATAGAATACATGGTactataacacgtggtaatataacaggAGGTGATATAACACACATTGGCCTAAGATGCTCTCACTTAGTGATACAATGTATAGATGCAACATGTAATAACCTGCTAAGTACATAAGTGACCTAGGGTCATGCAATGTGCAGAGCTATAAAATTTCATGCccctaaatattttacaaatgcaGTAAACATTAACGTGTAACATCCTTAACACACTATGGCAGAAATTACAATTTGCAGCTAACTACATACAGTTTTCacttaaatattatattctagTTATTACAATTCTTTACATCCATAAGAGATAAAGACATGGACGCCTTGATGGAGTCAGTGCCATATATGGCAACAGGTTCTGTGTCAGCAATAAAACTGCTGAACCACAACATCAACAGGAAGAAGGTGAAGATTCTTAAAATCAGAAACACATaagaattgttattaattacaCCTTGTTTTACAGTTCGACACTTTATTCGATCGGATGTGCAAGCAATGGGAGATCTCTGAGATAAACGATGAAATACACGTCCTGAACGAAGTCACTCAACAAGGGACAAGAATGGGTACACTATACAGAAGTAAACACCACGACATCTTTCAATGACTGTTAATCAAATTCTGAGCATGTATCCTTTTATATTCACGTATTGTCAGTTGCAAGTTACGTCCAAAATTTTCAGTTAGTATATGGGGGGTTTTGTTAGTATTCCTATCGATTCCGATGTCCGCTCCGGTACTGGACTACTTTTCACACACGAACAAAACCCGACCAAAGGTACCATTGTTCAAGCTGAATTATATCGTAGACACTGAAGATTACTTTTACCTCGTGTATTTGCATTCAGCTGTGTGTACAACGGTTATCGCGTTGGTTATTATCACTATGGATTCGTTGTACATggttatatttcattatatctgTGGAGTATTCATTTTGTGCGGGTacgtttaacaatttattaataatacagaATACTGCCGTGCGAGTCCCTGTTAGGAACATACTTGCATAGTGTGCGCATGCGTATTTACCTGAAGTGTGCGCATGCGCGGGAACAATTTCCTAACAGTCACTTATACGACAACCAGTTATCGAGCGTCTACTGTATAATAGTATATATATCTATCCTGTAAAATAACAGGcaaaataaaagttaattatttattgaaatgtttGTAAATACAGGTACCAAATAAAGAAGGCAGCGGAAATCATGGAAATGGATAGTACTTTAAGAAATGAGCGTAAATATCATTTGTTCAAACGTTGCGTGAACACTCATCATGAAGCCATCAAGTTAGTAGTAACACTTAATTATCATGTGTAAGTTGAAGCACCTAATctccaatattttattaatttattatgacGTTACATGTCAAGATTCTACGAGTACATGGTCGACAGTACTCGCACCAGTTATCTGTTTCAAGTCGCTCTGAACATGCTGGGAATAACTTCAACTGCAGTTCAAGTAAAAATTCCATTCACAAACTaggtttttaattaattgcaatattaagagacacaaacataattttatgctctttttttagGCAGTGATGAACTTCAATCGGCCGGAAGAAGCGTTTAGAATTTTAATCTTCCTGTTTGGTCAACAGTTTCATCTGTATGCTTTAAGCCTGCCTGGCCAAGTACTTCTGGATCGAAGTTCCGTATTAGCCGAGGATATGTTTGTATCTGCTACTATTTTAGAATTCTAGAATACAATTTAGAATAGTCCAGAATTTtagttatatttcaaaatatactcAGAAATTACTATGTGAAGATTATGCATAATTTTTTTGTATGCTTGGTACATTGAATTTTATGTACAATGAATATACTGTTATTTATTGTACATAGAATTGTAATgattataatgtaatattagTAATGATCATAACTGTAATATTCATgattataatgaatattcagatagtgtaattatttgaattatttaggAAAGATATTTTCAGATACTTTTCCAAATGGCACGAAGTACCCGTGAAATTTCAGAAAGTGCTTCACATAATGTTAGTCAGGGCCAGCAAACCGTGTAAGTTGTCAGCAGGAGGAATATACGATATGAACATGGAAAATTTTGGTTCGGTATGTACATATTTACCGCTGTAATAACCTGTCGTTAACGGatgtttatgcaaatataaacaagttgcagaaaataatataacttgTTTTTCATAATTGTAATATTGCAACTCAAATGAAAATTAGTTATAATAACTGCTTGTTAAATTACAGTTAACAATAATAAGTTTCCTCAActagtaaatatttttatatctcacaaaataaattgttacattGATACTTTCGAATAGATGGAACTTCCTGATTAATTGTCATCTTCAAGAATTTACTCCTACCCGTAAACggcatataacgagagtcttacAAATACTCTatgtatattgcatattttcaaACGTTATGTTTGCATAAACATATCcacaatatttaacaattaatcaatgtgatttattaatttaaagattgTTAAGACGTGCGTGTCATATTTTACAATTCTGTTGTCGCTGAGGGAGTGATGTCGACAATAAGAACGTCGCAAGAGGGAAGAAAatttaaatctccaaacaccGATATTACATAAGGTAGCGAAAAACCTCCATTTATTTTGCCACTTTTTTAAGacgaattattataaatcataatattaaaattctgtaGTAGCATTGTAGATACGAATAAAATAACATTGcaagaattttatataaaatctcgaaattttcatattctgaaTCCAGATCCCCTCCAAACattctacatttgaaaatttggaaggtgTTTGAAAACTTAAGTTATTTCACTTACTTGTTCACTATTCTTTGTCTGCAGTGACCTCTTCACCGCCATTTTCTTTCAGGCACCTCATCAATTTTCCATCTTCCTAAAAACAGACATAAAATTACATGAACATATTTTTGTTTACAGTGCCACCAATATTTGCACAAAACACTGCACAAGAAATTGCACATAAACAACTGTACCTAACCAAGCCATAAACTGAAGAACTTATTACCAGCCACAGAAAGAAGAAATTCGACTCCACAAAAAGTGCAACACATAACATAAAGGCTACACGAATGGAAACATGAAGCTACCATCAGTTCAGCTGTCATCTTCTCACGAACAAAGTTGTGTGACGCTCCTCAGATTTCATCGAAGTTGCTCGTCACGTGCGCCTGCAAATTGCATCCAAATTATTTCAATACACGTATTTCCGATCGACAAACTTAACATATAATTTTCTTATCACTGAAAACGTGTGAGGTATAACGATAGCACGTACCGATTAAGTTGACGATCGATCGGCTCGTGTCCATACCGTTATTTGTCAGTCACCTATACCGGCGTTTAGTTGATTTATTTAACGGTGTCATTTTGGGTAAAACAACGTGTTGTATAAAGAGTATCTTACAAATGCTGAGACCGGTGCCACTTGAAGTACCCCTTGAAACCTGGACACGTGCAAACAGTACGGGTTTATTAGTTGAGTCAATTCAAAGCAATGGTGGTTTTGTTTGTATAGAGGTGATTTAGTGTATGGTGGAAATATTGTGGTAGTTTGATAAAATTGAAGGGTTTATTAGTTAAATAATTTGGGGTTGCTTTTTGGGGAAGAATGAAGTAGTGAGGGATGAAATTTTGGAGGGAAATTCTTGTGACTTCAGTTTTGTCATATTCTTTTTTCTATATGTAGTATAAAAGTAGTATATTGTATACATAGTATTTAGTATACATTCTAAGTTCAAATAAATGCAATTTGTTTCATTTGAAAGCTCTGACAATATTTTACAGTTATAATTAATCAcaagttatattaatataatttaattgtgaTTGATTTGTTAATTGGTGCACTGTTTGATAGCTTCAAGCTTAATTATAATTACTACAACTTAATTGTGGTTGATTTGTTAATTGTTATACTGTTATACTGATAGTTTCAAACTTAATACAAaaacttaatatattaattaagttTGAAGCTATCAAACAGTAtaacaattaacaaattaaccacaattaagttatattaattacaattaagcTTGAAGCTATCAAACAGTACaccaattaacaaattaatcaCAATTAAGTTGTATCCTTTACAATTAAGTTTGAAGCTATCAAACAGTAtactaattaacaaattaaccacaattttgttatattaattacaattaagttTGAAGCTATCAAACAGTAtactaattaacaaattaaccacaattttgttatattaattacaattaagttTGAAGCTATCAAACAGTATACTAAATAACAAATTAAccacaattttgttatattaattacaattaagttTGAAGCTATCAAACAGTAtactaattaacaaattaaccacaattttgttatattaattacaattaagttTGAAGCTATTTGCTGTACCGATTAACAAATGTAATAGTGTCtataaagagtatagtaatctgATAGTACAATTGTTAAGGTAGTCAAGTCCAAGGTTCTCAGTGTTACAGGAGAATAGAAGAGGATGCTTGGACGTGTACGACATACCATATTACAAAATGTTCAGAAACAGTTTGCGACTTCTGGGAGTGGATCCTTATCAAGATAACATGCTTAGTAATTTCATTATCTTTTTAGTGACGTGCACCGCACTTGGTATGGTTATTCCTACAGTAAGATGATAATCActttatgaatgttattgcatatcAAATAGTCCATATTGGTACAAAAAGAGaaacatattttgaaatttaatatttaatgcaatTAAGTGAAAGTATTGTAAAATGCACTTGTGATATGTCATTTTGAAGCTGAGGTATTAGCAAAATGGCTGCCTAAAGGTTTCATGGATATTtgtaaaacaaaatggccgactaCAGCAGacataatatacaaaatttcatttaatgcaattattttgaaatattttgaaatatttcaaaatagctTGTGGCATATCATTCTGAAGctcaaattattacaaaagCAGTTACCTAAAACAAGTACCTTGTTATTGATATTCCTAATACAAAATAgctacattatattatatatatcttAATGGCTACCTATAGCTTAAATGGCTGACCATTGCAAATGTAACAAATTACATATTTACTTGCAGTAAAACAAAGCTGCAGCTGTCAACCAGTGTTCCTATAGATACAATCAGTCATAATAATATCTACATATCctcaattaaaattgataagcCATAAGTGATATTTTACCTCCAGAAACAGAAAGCTTGAGATGTActatttgatatgcaacaatctAGCACACTACCCTACTGCTAAAAGAGTTGACACAGCAAGTTACAACATTGTACGACAGTTCTTAGGGTTCCACAAGGCGCTACGTGATAAGGACATGGACGCACTGTTCGAGTCGCTGCCCTACTTCATCGCCTCCTCCATCGGCATCGTCAAGCTAGCGAACCTGCAACTAAACAAAGCGAACGTATGTTATTTACTGAAAGTATCAAACTGAAAGTATCAAATGCATAAAGTATCAAGTCTTTTTTAGTTTAGAAAG
This region includes:
- the LOC143265384 gene encoding uncharacterized protein LOC143265384 — translated: MLRKSEELKRNAFELPCYRVFREYLIVLGQYPYQTKRSHTVNLTVISGISISILIPVLLQFFTSIRDKDMDALMESVPYMATGSVSAIKLLNHNINRKKFDTLFDRMCKQWEISEINDEIHVLNEVTQQGTRMGTLYRSKHHDIFQ